Proteins found in one Sorghum bicolor cultivar BTx623 chromosome 1, Sorghum_bicolor_NCBIv3, whole genome shotgun sequence genomic segment:
- the LOC8079692 gene encoding uncharacterized protein LOC8079692, translating to MADVSGSGFGGRRPPGLLANAAKRKDGFVQLFLMAGVFMMSLRSLGQKHRLRDLDDDTADLRREHEDLSLRARCLQDALRREADADSSGAIASHLRRIFAAHPAPAAGGGGEDQ from the coding sequence ATGGCGGACGTGAGCGGCAGCGGCTTCGGGGGCCGGCGACCGCCGGGGCTGCTGGCGAACGCGGCGAAGCGCAAGGACGGGTTCGTGCAGCTCTTCCTGATGGCGGGCGTCTTCATGATGAGCCTGCGGTCTCTGGGCCAGAAGCACCGCCTCCGCGACCTCGACGACGACACCGCCGACCTCCGCCGCGAGCACGAGGACCTCTCTCTCCGCGCGCGATGCCTCCAGGACGCGCTCCGCAGGGAGGCTGACGCCGACTCGTCCGGCGCCATCGCGTCCCACCTCCGCCGCATCTTCGCCGCTCACCCTGCGCCCGccgccggcggtggcggcgaggaCCAGTAG
- the LOC8079691 gene encoding 50S ribosomal protein L18, chloroplastic — MLASPALTGAHSFAASVSGNLLVTLPSVPAPARRAALSVVAKVKVSTPQDDRIARHARLRKKVSGTTERPRLSVFRSNKHLYAQVIDDTKQCTLASASTMHKTLSKELEYSAGPTIEIAQKIGEVIAKSCLEKGITKVVFDRGGFLYHGRIKALADSAREHGLEF, encoded by the exons ATGCTCGCCTCGCCGGCGCTCACCGGCGCCCACTCCTTTGCGGCGTCCGTGTCCGGCAACCTCCTCGTCACCTTGCCTTCCGTACCCGCGCCTGCCCGTCGCGCGGCGCTGTCCGTCGTCGCCAAGGTCAAGGTGTCCACGCCCCAGGACGACCGCATCGCCCGCCATGCCCGCCTCCGCAAGAAG GTAAGTGGCACCACGGAGAGGCCGAGGTTGAGTGTTTTCCGCTCAAACAAGCATTTGTATGCTCAAGTCATTGACGATACAAAGCAGTGCACTCTGGCTTCAGCTTCAACCATGCACAAAACTCTCTCCAAGGAATTGGAATACTCAGCTGGGCCAACAATT GAAATAGCACAAAAGATCGGTGAGGTGATTGCCAAGTCTTGTTTGGAGAAAGGGATCACCAAAGTTGTCTTCGACCGTGGCGGTTTCCTCTACCATGGCCGCATCAAAGCTCTTGCTGATTCTGCTAGAGAGCACGGGCTTGAATTCTGA
- the LOC8079693 gene encoding mannan endo-1,4-beta-mannosidase 3, translating to MAKAKPRPAAAILLLLISFLAAAAAGGGSDAETTGGGGGMVGVDGTRFVVDDGRPIYFSGFNAYWLMLVASDPARRGKVVAAFRQAADHGLNLARTWAFSDGGDTPLQAAPGVYDEAMFQGLDFVVAEARRHGIYLLLCLTNNFHDFGGKRQYVQWARDAGHRLATDDDFFNSTVVKDYYKNHVKTVLTRVNTLTGVAYKDDPTILGWELMNEPRCDAEPTGAMVQAWVEEMAPYVKSIDGEHLVTAGLEGFYGAGAHESKDLNPWGIYYGTNFVETHRARGVDFATIHLYPDVWLWGSAADAQLAFLRNWTRSHARDADLYLRKPLLVTEYGKFLWEGVAGANRTQRDYFLRLVLDSIYDSAARGGPLVGGAFWQLLDGGMDTLRDGYEIILPEDRLAATIIGNHSRQLAQLSLVTFTGEDVDIEAAALRRRSRRSPHSNRKIRVRSVGGPSDSDSYYTQTQRLLHILLVRFMSLFTSISSLFSSV from the exons ATGGCGAAGGCCAAGCcacggccggcggcggccatcCTTCTTCTGCTCATCAGCTTcctggccgccgccgcggctggTGGTGGCTCGGACGCCGAGAcgacgggcggcggcggcggcatggtGGGCGTGGACGGCACGCGGTTCGTGGTGGACGATGGCAGGCCCATCTACTTCAGCGGGTTCAACGCCTACTGGCTGATGCTGGTGGCGTCGGACCCGGCGCGGAGGGGCAAGGTGGTGGCGGCGTTCCGGCAGGCGGCCGACCACGGGCTCAACCTCGCGCGGACCTGGGCGTTCAGCGACGGCGGCGACACGCCGCTGCAGGCGGCGCCGGGCGTCTACGACGAGGCCATGTTCCAG GGTCTggacttcgtggtcgccgaagcCAGGCGGCACGGCATCTACCTCCTCCTCTGCCTCACAAACAACTTCCACGACTTCGGCGGCAAGCGGCAGTACGTGCAGTGGGCCAGGGACGCCGGCCACCGCCTCGCCACCGACGACGACTTCTTCAACAGCACCGTCGTCAAGGACTACTACAAGAACCACGTCAAG ACGGTGCTGACGCGCGTGAACACCCTCACCGGCGTGGCGTACAAGGACGACCCCACCATCCTCGGCTGGGAGCTCATGAACGAGCCCCGCTGCGACGCCGAGCCTACCGGCGCCATGGTGCAG GCGTGGGTGGAGGAGATGGCGCCGTACGTGAAGTCCATCGACGGCGAGCACCTGGTGACGGCGGGGCTGGAGGGCTTCTACGGCGCCGGCGCGCACGAGAGCAAGGACCTCAACCCGTGGGGCATCTACTACGGCACCAACTTCGTCGAGACGCACCGCGCGCGGGGCGTCGACttcgccaccatccacctctaCCCGGACGTCTGGCTCTGGGGCTCCGCCGCCGACGCGCAGCTCGCCTTCCTCCGCAACTGGACGCGCTCCCACGCCCGCGACGCCGACCTCTACCTGCGCAAGCCGCTGCTCGTCACCGAGTACGGCAAGTTCCTCTGGGAGGGCGTCGCCGGCGCCAACCGCACCCAGAGGGACTACTTCCTCCGCCTCGTCCTCGACTCCATCTACGACTCCGCCGCACGGGGAGGGCCGCTCGTCGGCGGCGCGTTCTGGCAGCTGCTCGACGGCGGCATGGACACGCTCAGGGATGGATACGAGATCATACTCCCCGAGGATCGACTCGCCGCCACCATCATCGGTAACCACTCCCGCCAGCTGGCCCAGCTCAGCCTCGTCACCTTCACCGGGGAGGACGTCGACATCGAAGCGGCGGCGCTTCGCCGGAGGAGCAGGAGAAGCCCGCATAGCAACAGGAAGATACGCGTACGCAGCGTGGGTGGtcctagtgatagtgatagttatTATACACAAACACAACGGTTGTTGCACATACTCTTGGTTCGTTTCATGTCTTTGTTCACATCAATTTCTTCATTGTTCAGTAGTGTATAG